The following coding sequences lie in one Photobacterium sp. CCB-ST2H9 genomic window:
- a CDS encoding LysR substrate-binding domain-containing protein, which yields MLKPTDPHKRMPPLQGLYYFYQAAHYGSFKLAAETLHVTAAAISQQIRLLEDWLGTPLFYRQHRKVVLTPEGQLLFEHTQKGFQQIQSGVWLINNDPDPQRISLSTLPSFSQHWLVPRMTSFRAEHPDISVLIESKTELADFEQSSLDLCIRYGEGCYPNLHCQWLMDDLLYPVCHPLYQAQHQIYSIHDLQRADLIGDIWPDINWERWLATVGAKGGSSSLAYDGVNYVLEGALSVQGVALARHSLAQRYIEEGTLVRIGNIAVKPNFSYYLCAPEGYFKREKVQIFTDWIRQQADKFQQSFPADQEIRQFSDQIIKTK from the coding sequence ATGCTAAAGCCAACAGACCCGCATAAACGCATGCCGCCTTTGCAAGGTTTGTATTATTTCTATCAGGCAGCACACTATGGCAGTTTCAAACTAGCGGCAGAAACCCTGCACGTCACTGCAGCAGCAATCAGCCAACAAATCAGACTTCTGGAAGACTGGCTCGGTACCCCCCTGTTCTATCGCCAGCACCGTAAAGTCGTTCTGACCCCTGAAGGGCAACTCCTGTTCGAACACACACAAAAAGGATTCCAGCAGATCCAGAGTGGCGTCTGGCTGATCAACAACGACCCGGACCCGCAACGCATATCACTCTCCACATTGCCCTCATTTTCGCAGCATTGGCTGGTTCCGCGGATGACATCATTCAGAGCGGAGCACCCCGATATTTCAGTTCTGATTGAGTCCAAAACCGAGCTGGCCGATTTCGAGCAGTCTTCACTGGATCTGTGTATTCGCTATGGGGAAGGCTGTTACCCGAACCTGCATTGTCAATGGCTGATGGATGATCTGCTGTATCCGGTGTGCCACCCGCTCTATCAGGCACAACACCAGATTTATTCCATCCATGATTTACAACGGGCTGATTTGATTGGCGATATCTGGCCGGATATCAACTGGGAACGCTGGCTGGCAACCGTAGGTGCCAAAGGCGGTTCAAGTTCGCTGGCATATGATGGCGTCAATTACGTTCTGGAAGGTGCGCTTTCCGTCCAGGGTGTCGCGCTGGCACGCCACAGTCTGGCACAACGCTATATTGAAGAAGGCACTCTGGTTCGCATTGGTAACATCGCGGTGAAACCCAATTTCAGTTACTACCTGTGTGCTCCGGAAGGTTATTTTAAGCGCGAGAAAGTCCAGATCTTCACTGACTGGATCCGCCAGCAAGCCGATAAATTTCAGCAATCGTTCCCGGCTGACCAGGAAATCCGGCAATTCAGTGACCAGATCATCAAGACAAAATAA
- a CDS encoding flavoprotein, whose amino-acid sequence MMEKQQQTSKPRVLIGASGSVDIMLLPRYLQMIKSTIDCELTVLMTPTAETFIPASSMALYCDRVIAGERPGDWPTDKPSRIVADHDVLMVMPATANTLATAARGGATNRLTTVILAADFPVYFLPVMGSVMWNKPAVQRNVSQLREDGYDVVEPVWHENFDASLQRMVGHPSLPAPEAVAELIQQALANS is encoded by the coding sequence ATGATGGAAAAGCAGCAACAAACATCGAAGCCAAGAGTATTGATTGGCGCGTCTGGCTCCGTGGATATCATGCTGTTGCCAAGATACCTGCAAATGATTAAAAGCACGATCGACTGCGAACTGACTGTGCTCATGACCCCCACAGCGGAGACATTCATTCCGGCTTCCAGTATGGCGCTGTATTGTGACCGGGTGATAGCCGGAGAGCGGCCGGGAGACTGGCCGACAGATAAACCGTCCCGCATCGTTGCAGATCATGATGTGCTGATGGTGATGCCGGCAACTGCAAATACGCTGGCAACGGCTGCCAGAGGCGGGGCAACCAACCGTTTGACGACTGTGATTCTTGCAGCAGATTTTCCGGTTTACTTTTTACCGGTGATGGGCTCAGTCATGTGGAACAAGCCAGCGGTACAACGGAATGTCAGTCAGTTGCGTGAAGATGGCTACGATGTTGTGGAGCCAGTGTGGCACGAAAATTTTGATGCGTCGCTTCAGCGTATGGTGGGACACCCATCTCTGCCAGCTCCGGAGGCGGTCGCTGAACTTATTCAGCAGGCACTGGCAAATTCATAA
- a CDS encoding metallophosphoesterase, whose protein sequence is MLMAASDLHVSHPENKRIIESVRADNTSDWLILAGDVADDLSEFEWAIRTLAAQFYRVVWVPGNHELWCTAREPMALPGELRYRQLVEICHRYGVLTPEDEYPVYTTAGGQSFLIAPLFVLYDYSFRHPADFTPQQSLERARRAGVVCADEYFLKSYPFPDISGWCDARVQFTEARLSALSRDYPLILVNHFPMVQRLTQALQPQEFAIWCGTRRVEHWLTRFPVCLVVYGHLHLQGSTLIDGIPHVEVSLGYPRDRQGRQPFHVMTALDTLLT, encoded by the coding sequence ATGCTGATGGCTGCCAGTGACTTGCATGTGTCTCATCCTGAAAATAAACGGATCATTGAATCTGTCCGTGCTGACAACACGTCAGACTGGCTGATTCTGGCCGGGGATGTCGCAGATGATCTGTCCGAGTTTGAGTGGGCGATCCGCACGCTGGCAGCACAGTTTTACCGGGTGGTTTGGGTACCCGGGAACCATGAACTCTGGTGTACTGCCCGGGAGCCGATGGCGCTTCCGGGTGAATTGCGATACCGCCAGCTGGTGGAAATCTGTCACCGTTACGGTGTACTGACTCCGGAAGATGAGTATCCGGTCTATACCACCGCCGGCGGCCAGTCGTTTTTGATTGCACCTCTTTTTGTATTGTATGACTACTCATTTCGTCATCCGGCAGATTTTACACCGCAACAAAGCCTTGAAAGAGCGCGGCGTGCCGGCGTGGTCTGTGCGGATGAATACTTTCTGAAATCTTACCCTTTCCCGGATATATCGGGCTGGTGTGATGCACGTGTGCAGTTCACCGAAGCGCGTTTGAGTGCGTTAAGCAGAGACTATCCCCTGATCCTGGTGAATCACTTTCCCATGGTGCAACGTCTGACCCAGGCATTACAGCCGCAGGAGTTTGCGATTTGGTGTGGTACCCGGCGGGTAGAGCACTGGCTGACACGATTTCCGGTTTGTCTGGTGGTGTACGGGCATCTGCATTTACAGGGCTCGACCCTGATTGATGGTATTCCCCACGTGGAAGTGTCTCTGGGATATCCGAGAGACAGGCAGGGGCGGCAGCCGTTTCATGTCATGACGGCACTCGATACTTTGCTGACCTGA
- a CDS encoding group II truncated hemoglobin — MDTATEVTEKEQVNQPQPPTLLEWMGGREAIRNLLKVFYAKVEQDPLLQPLFEHMPPDHHVHVAMWFEEVFGGEPLYTNERGGFKHMLKKHRGRSIQSEQRDRWIALMMQSADEVELPGDPEFRSAFMAYIEWGSRRAMANSQPGAKPSKRDTVPRWGWGEAPPGTL, encoded by the coding sequence ATGGACACAGCGACAGAAGTAACTGAGAAAGAACAGGTGAATCAGCCTCAGCCGCCAACACTGTTGGAGTGGATGGGCGGGCGTGAAGCCATTCGTAACTTACTTAAGGTCTTTTACGCCAAAGTTGAGCAAGACCCTTTGCTTCAGCCTTTGTTTGAGCATATGCCGCCTGATCACCACGTGCACGTTGCCATGTGGTTTGAAGAAGTATTCGGTGGTGAGCCGCTCTATACCAATGAGAGAGGGGGCTTTAAACATATGCTCAAGAAGCATCGGGGCCGTTCGATCCAGTCTGAACAGCGGGACCGCTGGATTGCGCTGATGATGCAAAGTGCCGATGAGGTGGAACTGCCTGGCGATCCAGAATTCCGGTCGGCCTTTATGGCTTACATTGAATGGGGCTCCCGAAGAGCGATGGCCAACTCGCAACCGGGGGCAAAACCATCGAAGCGCGATACAGTGCCGCGTTGGGGCTGGGGCGAAGCGCCTCCGGGCACCCTGTAA
- a CDS encoding GNAT family N-acetyltransferase, producing the protein MDIVTNEQEVLSAWRIENADLTQWQTVLEWAGNEGWDMGIGDADVFFEVDPQGFFIGYLDDEPVAAISVVNFSSNFCFVGHYLVPPKFRGQGHGLRLCLSALRHGGDRVTGLDGILNQVENYAKLGFVGYRNTERMVGMVHQDYPCPEGIEPVHASDADDIVAFDTSCTGVNRGALLKRWFTGETRHGFLIRHGGEIQGVIGVRQSQDGYRIGPLLANSPDLVEPLLQAALSVVSPGGQVAMDVPEKADRTLLRLAEQYGFESVFQTQRMYIGEPPQEQEHQVWCIASLELG; encoded by the coding sequence ATGGATATTGTTACAAATGAACAGGAAGTATTGAGTGCATGGCGTATCGAGAATGCGGATCTGACGCAATGGCAAACCGTGCTGGAATGGGCTGGTAATGAAGGCTGGGACATGGGCATCGGCGATGCGGATGTGTTCTTTGAGGTTGATCCGCAAGGGTTTTTCATTGGCTATCTCGATGATGAGCCTGTGGCGGCAATTTCAGTTGTGAACTTTTCCTCAAATTTTTGTTTTGTCGGACATTATCTGGTTCCGCCGAAGTTCCGCGGACAGGGCCATGGCCTGAGACTCTGCCTGAGTGCGCTTCGTCATGGTGGTGACCGGGTGACAGGTCTGGACGGAATCCTGAATCAGGTTGAAAACTACGCCAAACTGGGCTTTGTCGGTTACCGGAATACTGAGCGCATGGTTGGTATGGTGCATCAGGATTACCCGTGTCCGGAAGGAATTGAACCGGTGCATGCCTCAGATGCAGACGACATTGTGGCATTCGATACCAGCTGCACCGGAGTGAACCGGGGCGCATTGCTGAAGCGCTGGTTTACCGGAGAAACCCGACATGGATTCCTGATCCGTCACGGTGGCGAGATCCAAGGGGTTATCGGTGTGCGTCAGTCACAGGATGGCTATCGCATTGGTCCGTTGCTGGCGAACTCTCCGGATCTGGTTGAGCCACTGTTGCAAGCGGCATTATCCGTGGTTTCTCCGGGTGGTCAGGTTGCAATGGATGTCCCTGAAAAGGCTGATCGGACACTCCTTCGTCTGGCTGAACAATATGGTTTTGAATCGGTGTTTCAGACACAGCGGATGTACATTGGTGAGCCGCCTCAGGAACAGGAACATCAGGTGTGGTGTATTGCATCATTGGAGCTGGGATAA
- a CDS encoding acyl-CoA dehydrogenase family protein, producing MSTITEELARFRLSCRECFEHHAKPKLAAWEAQGLVDRDFWLTMGAHGLLGMGVSPELGGQDKPDYRYALALTEEMIAVGMTAPIVISHNDVIASYINLLGTEEQKQRWLPDLCSGRRIAAIAITEPGGGSDSTGLTTQAISEGDHYILNGGKAFITNGVNADLFVVAVKTDAGARGQGISLIIVERDMPGFTRGPALKKLGWHASDTADLYFDHCVVPKSNLLGRENLGSYYFMTAMTRERLSISTVAITSAEAMMAETLAYVKHRKAFGQPIGSFQYNRFLLAQLDTQIKVTRSYLNEAIEQFNAGALKLEDAARLKWWATEVQNKVADECLQLHGGSAYLSDSSIGKLWVNSRVQKIYGGTSEIMLEVISKSMGL from the coding sequence GTGAGTACGATTACAGAGGAACTAGCGCGTTTTCGGCTGTCTTGCCGGGAGTGTTTTGAGCATCATGCAAAACCCAAATTAGCAGCCTGGGAAGCTCAGGGACTGGTGGACCGGGATTTCTGGCTCACGATGGGGGCACATGGTTTGCTGGGTATGGGGGTGAGTCCGGAGCTCGGCGGTCAGGATAAACCTGATTACCGGTATGCGCTGGCGCTGACGGAGGAGATGATCGCGGTTGGCATGACGGCACCGATTGTCATTTCGCACAATGATGTGATTGCCAGTTACATCAACCTGTTGGGAACAGAGGAACAAAAGCAGCGCTGGCTGCCGGATCTGTGCAGTGGCAGACGCATAGCAGCTATTGCAATTACAGAACCCGGTGGCGGTTCTGATTCAACGGGACTCACCACGCAGGCCATTTCAGAGGGCGACCACTATATCCTCAATGGCGGCAAAGCGTTTATCACCAATGGCGTGAATGCGGATCTTTTTGTCGTTGCGGTGAAAACGGATGCCGGTGCGCGTGGGCAGGGGATCAGTCTGATTATCGTCGAAAGAGACATGCCCGGATTTACCCGGGGGCCGGCCCTGAAAAAGCTGGGCTGGCATGCCAGTGATACGGCTGATTTATATTTTGATCACTGTGTTGTACCGAAAAGCAACTTGCTCGGCCGCGAGAACCTGGGAAGTTATTACTTTATGACTGCCATGACGCGTGAGCGGCTCAGTATCAGTACTGTCGCGATTACCAGTGCGGAAGCCATGATGGCTGAAACGCTGGCCTATGTGAAACACCGCAAGGCGTTTGGTCAGCCGATCGGCTCCTTCCAGTACAACCGCTTTTTACTGGCGCAGCTGGATACGCAAATCAAAGTAACCCGCAGTTATCTGAATGAGGCGATTGAACAGTTTAATGCCGGTGCGCTGAAACTGGAGGATGCTGCACGCCTGAAGTGGTGGGCAACGGAAGTCCAGAATAAAGTCGCAGATGAATGTCTGCAGCTGCACGGCGGCAGCGCATATCTGAGCGATTCATCCATTGGTAAGTTATGGGTCAACAGCAGGGTTCAGAAAATTTACGGTGGCACCAGTGAAATCATGCTGGAAGTTATCAGTAAATCCATGGGGCTTTAG
- a CDS encoding thioesterase II family protein: MTSHKTRVIYAFPHAGASASVYRPFCKQHEAEGTTLLQPVEMPGRGVLAREPEVSNLEVLAGQLADTIFRDFRLKQQQGIHGWATFGHSFGGVLSVVVTRVLSEKYGMHPAFSVVSGSVPPSEQPYDDLHLWSDESLLQKMRADQGTPDTVLNEPVLAKRFVGQIRTDFQIRSQFLQLKEMRVAQPLVLVSASDDPHVPEETIQAWQRHTTGGTSLIRLNGDHFAVYQHWPVIRQAMEADESDRLEQENRMDSWSVFQ; this comes from the coding sequence CGCATGCCGGTGCGAGTGCTTCTGTTTATCGTCCGTTCTGCAAACAACATGAAGCGGAAGGCACGACCTTGCTGCAGCCGGTTGAAATGCCGGGACGAGGCGTGCTGGCCCGGGAGCCGGAGGTCAGCAATCTGGAAGTGCTGGCCGGGCAACTGGCCGACACAATATTCAGGGATTTCAGACTGAAACAGCAGCAGGGCATTCATGGCTGGGCAACATTTGGCCACAGTTTTGGCGGTGTGCTGAGTGTGGTGGTGACTAGGGTTCTGTCTGAAAAGTACGGCATGCATCCGGCATTCAGCGTTGTGTCCGGATCGGTCCCACCCAGCGAACAGCCCTATGACGATCTGCATTTATGGTCTGATGAATCTCTGTTGCAAAAAATGCGTGCGGATCAGGGGACGCCGGACACCGTGCTGAACGAGCCGGTTCTGGCAAAACGCTTTGTCGGTCAGATACGGACAGACTTTCAGATCCGCAGTCAGTTTCTGCAACTGAAAGAGATGCGGGTCGCGCAGCCGCTGGTACTGGTTTCCGCCTCGGACGATCCGCATGTACCTGAAGAGACGATTCAGGCGTGGCAGCGCCATACCACAGGCGGTACGTCCCTGATCAGGCTGAATGGCGATCATTTCGCGGTTTACCAGCATTGGCCGGTGATCCGGCAGGCCATGGAAGCTGATGAGTCTGACCGGCTCGAACAAGAAAACAGAATGGACAGTTGGAGTGTGTTTCAGTGA